One window of the Thermoplasmatales archaeon genome contains the following:
- a CDS encoding NDP-sugar synthase, with protein MQAIILAGGYGTRLAPVTYTIPKPLLPLLNKPMIEYIINSLPKDSEIIIASNYKNSKIKKYFEEKGMGVIINKENKPLGTGGAVKNAEKYIDGKFIVINSDIISSLNIRKMIRYHEKKKSFITISLWKVDNVEEFGVVDLLRDGKIKKFIEKPARHEAPSQLINAGTYCMEYDVLDYIEKGKFVSMEKEIFPKVIEEGRGFYGYLFDGYWTDVGKRESYLEATKFLLKRKSLSYLYGENCNIEGLVKYSTIGNNCSIGKNSIVNESIIYEDCIIGKNVEIENSIIAKKCIIKDGVKLKNVIAGEKEEIKRSTRDAKIWSKPLPRGYPKEQVGNPCRK; from the coding sequence ATGCAAGCAATAATACTTGCAGGAGGATATGGAACAAGGCTTGCTCCAGTGACTTATACCATACCAAAACCACTTCTTCCATTGCTGAATAAGCCAATGATTGAATATATAATAAATTCTCTTCCTAAGGATAGTGAGATCATTATTGCCTCAAATTATAAGAACAGCAAAATAAAGAAATATTTTGAAGAAAAAGGAATGGGAGTTATTATAAATAAGGAAAATAAACCACTTGGAACAGGAGGGGCGGTGAAAAATGCGGAAAAATATATCGATGGAAAATTTATAGTAATAAATAGCGATATAATATCATCTCTTAACATAAGGAAAATGATCAGATATCATGAAAAGAAAAAATCCTTTATAACAATCTCTCTCTGGAAGGTAGATAATGTTGAAGAATTTGGCGTGGTCGATTTATTGCGGGATGGAAAAATAAAAAAATTTATTGAGAAGCCCGCCCGCCATGAGGCGCCATCCCAGCTAATAAATGCTGGCACGTATTGCATGGAATATGATGTGCTTGACTACATTGAAAAAGGCAAATTTGTATCGATGGAAAAGGAAATATTTCCAAAAGTGATAGAGGAGGGGAGAGGATTTTATGGATATCTTTTTGATGGCTACTGGACGGATGTTGGGAAAAGGGAAAGTTATTTAGAGGCAACAAAATTTTTATTGAAGAGAAAAAGCTTAAGCTACCTATATGGAGAGAATTGCAATATAGAGGGCTTAGTTAAATATTCTACAATTGGAAATAATTGCTCAATTGGGAAAAACTCAATTGTTAATGAAAGTATAATTTATGAAGATTGTATTATTGGAAAAAATGTTGAAATTGAAAATTCCATAATTGCAAAAAAATGCATAATAAAGGATGGAGTGAAATTGAAAAATGTTATTGCGGGAGAAAAAGAAGAAATAAAAAGAAGCACGCGGGACGCAAAAATTTGGAGCAAGCCATTGCCTAGAGGATATCCAAAGGAGCAGGTTGGAAATCCTTGCAGGAAATAA
- a CDS encoding hydrogenase — protein MYEIVWEPIIWIISFVIITITVYIIRAIGRVDYRGGEEEKPFLSGMEAPKEKMHISASNVYWGFIDALKGYYNSMKKIHSGVINDYVSWFMLITAIIFISLFLYGVIK, from the coding sequence ATGTATGAGATAGTATGGGAACCGATAATATGGATAATATCCTTCGTGATAATAACAATAACTGTTTATATAATAAGAGCTATTGGAAGAGTTGATTACAGAGGAGGAGAGGAAGAAAAACCATTTTTATCAGGAATGGAAGCACCAAAAGAAAAAATGCATATAAGCGCGAGTAATGTTTATTGGGGTTTCATCGATGCTCTCAAAGGTTATTATAACTCTATGAAAAAAATACACAGTGGAGTAATAAACGACTATGTCTCTTGGTTTATGCTTATAACCGCAATAATTTTTATCTCATTATTTTTATATGGGGTGATAAAATGA
- a CDS encoding NADH-quinone oxidoreductase subunit B family protein — protein sequence MISKSFKRALWVFHVNSGSCNGCDIEIIAALTPRYDVERFGIKLVASPRHADVIAFTGPVTNEMVAKVKRIYEQVPDPKVILVVGSCGISGGVFHESYHLAGPIEKIIPEAKCFYVPGCPPRPEAIIQGVVKAWEYLEGLE from the coding sequence ATGATTTCAAAATCTTTCAAGCGTGCTTTGTGGGTTTTCCATGTAAATAGTGGCTCCTGCAACGGCTGTGACATTGAAATTATAGCGGCCCTTACCCCGCGCTATGACGTCGAGAGATTTGGGATAAAACTCGTCGCTTCCCCACGCCATGCTGACGTAATTGCTTTCACTGGTCCGGTTACAAATGAAATGGTGGCGAAAGTGAAGAGAATATATGAGCAAGTTCCTGATCCAAAAGTTATTTTGGTTGTTGGTTCTTGTGGAATAAGCGGAGGGGTTTTTCACGAATCATATCATCTTGCAGGACCAATAGAAAAAATAATACCTGAGGCAAAATGCTTTTATGTACCAGGTTGCCCTCCACGCCCTGAGGCAATAATTCAAGGGGTTGTGAAAGCATGGGAATATCTGGAGGGGTTGGAATGA
- a CDS encoding GAF domain-containing protein translates to MNKIFKELIEKIKEIASMQLDKNSKLKRICDLMKEKIHYYNWVGFYFARDEELVLGPFCGSDTEHKIIPFGKGICGQVAKSKNTLIVQDVSKEKNYLACSREVKAEIVVPIIKDGKFLGEIDIDSHYISSFTDEDKEFLEEVCKIVADII, encoded by the coding sequence ATGAATAAAATCTTCAAAGAGCTAATTGAAAAGATAAAAGAAATTGCTTCTATGCAATTGGATAAAAACAGCAAGTTAAAAAGAATATGTGATTTAATGAAGGAAAAAATTCATTATTATAATTGGGTAGGTTTTTATTTTGCAAGAGATGAAGAGCTTGTTTTAGGCCCTTTTTGTGGCAGTGACACAGAGCATAAGATAATTCCCTTTGGAAAAGGTATATGCGGACAAGTTGCGAAAAGCAAAAATACATTAATTGTTCAGGATGTTTCAAAAGAAAAAAATTATTTAGCATGCAGCAGAGAAGTTAAAGCGGAAATAGTTGTTCCAATTATTAAAGATGGAAAATTTTTAGGAGAAATTGATATAGATAGCCACTATATTTCTTCTTTTACAGATGAAGATAAGGAATTTCTTGAAGAAGTTTGTAAAATTGTAGCGGATATTATTTAA
- a CDS encoding UbiA family prenyltransferase — translation MVICTSLITYSVYSLNRVTDIEEDASNLPERVNFIQSKKNIIIFLSIFSYIFAIILGGIRNKYTIPIFLIPFFMGLIYSIKISSFRLKDLFLAKNLTVSLSWAVSSAFLPYVFGGNFVFAVMIFLFLFIKCFVNTVVFDVRDVEGDRKVNANTLPVVMGVEKTMLILLFINSTLFIWLFLCIQKNFFLEYIPAILFSIIYGYIYILLFCKSVNKKYNFDYAIDGEFIILFLICIFIQ, via the coding sequence ATGGTTATTTGTACCTCTCTTATTACATATAGTGTATATTCATTGAATAGAGTAACAGATATTGAAGAAGATGCATCAAACTTGCCAGAGAGAGTTAATTTTATCCAATCTAAAAAGAATATTATAATTTTTCTTTCCATCTTTTCCTACATTTTTGCTATAATTTTAGGAGGAATAAGAAACAAATATACAATTCCAATCTTTTTAATACCATTCTTCATGGGGCTCATATATAGCATAAAAATATCTTCTTTCAGATTAAAGGATTTATTTTTAGCAAAAAATTTAACTGTTTCCTTATCTTGGGCTGTTTCCTCCGCCTTCCTCCCCTATGTCTTTGGAGGGAATTTTGTCTTTGCGGTTATGATCTTTCTTTTTCTTTTCATAAAATGTTTTGTAAATACTGTAGTTTTTGATGTGAGAGATGTTGAGGGTGATAGAAAAGTGAATGCAAATACCCTCCCGGTCGTTATGGGCGTAGAAAAGACAATGTTAATTCTCCTCTTTATAAACTCTACTTTATTTATTTGGCTTTTTTTGTGTATCCAAAAAAATTTTTTTCTGGAATATATTCCAGCGATTTTGTTTTCTATAATATATGGGTATATTTACATACTTTTATTCTGCAAAAGTGTTAACAAAAAATACAATTTTGATTATGCGATTGATGGAGAATTTATAATATTATTCCTTATTTGCATATTCATTCAATAG
- a CDS encoding PKD domain-containing protein, with protein sequence MKRLTFILAIIIFGNGIGSGVIVEIISPSNGEIFHVRNVTIHGIAQACCNDKLIQLIWEHKWDNGSLSGEIKLDFIFYYEFNIDILLYPGKNLFEITAISYSGNKASAKVEIYYDGPLADANGPYYGYVLEEIEFKGFAYGGSEPYTFLWYFGDGNFSNEINPKHAYMKEGFYNIIFKVIDSNGYSDVNHTFVFISKREENPPYVEIINPKNWIYINGNKIIPFVIPLIIGNVTIEANAYDDSGISFVEFYMDKSILCSLYSPPYSFEWSGKGYHEIEAVAYDLSMNKANYSISLLAI encoded by the coding sequence ATGAAGAGGCTGACATTTATTCTTGCAATAATTATTTTTGGTAATGGTATTGGAAGCGGTGTAATTGTTGAAATAATAAGTCCTTCTAATGGGGAAATATTTCATGTGAGAAATGTTACTATACATGGAATTGCTCAAGCATGCTGTAATGATAAGCTTATTCAATTAATATGGGAACACAAATGGGATAATGGCAGCCTATCAGGTGAAATAAAACTTGATTTTATATTTTATTATGAATTCAATATAGATATTCTTCTTTATCCGGGCAAGAATTTATTTGAAATTACCGCAATTTCCTATTCAGGAAATAAAGCATCGGCAAAAGTTGAAATATATTACGATGGTCCTCTTGCAGATGCAAATGGCCCCTACTACGGATATGTGCTAGAGGAAATAGAATTTAAAGGCTTTGCTTATGGAGGAAGTGAGCCATATACATTTCTCTGGTATTTTGGGGATGGAAATTTCAGCAATGAAATTAACCCAAAGCATGCTTATATGAAGGAGGGATTTTACAACATAATTTTTAAAGTAATTGATTCAAACGGTTATTCAGATGTAAATCATACTTTTGTTTTTATCAGCAAAAGGGAGGAGAATCCTCCTTATGTTGAAATAATAAACCCTAAAAATTGGATTTACATAAATGGAAATAAAATTATTCCGTTTGTTATCCCATTAATAATAGGGAATGTGACTATAGAAGCAAATGCATATGATGACAGTGGAATAAGCTTTGTTGAATTTTATATGGATAAAAGTATTTTATGCAGTTTATACTCTCCACCTTATTCTTTTGAATGGAGTGGAAAAGGTTATCATGAAATAGAAGCGGTGGCATATGATCTATCAATGAATAAGGCAAATTATTCAATAAGCCTTCTTGCAATTTAA
- a CDS encoding ATP-binding protein, with amino-acid sequence MIGRIVGKSIGEIIFRQSYNQDTKIGEILIADDKEKNSLFFLRVIDIQYGQEGDEKWSLRTAGDMLLLDEKTEEYMLKEKERRLFKICVCKPLGYVKNGKFHKPKKLPSHFCLVRKANKEDYKFIEKYMGDIEIGKIRSGEDEIDVKVGIRGDLIPYHIGIFATTGMGKSNLMRVFTASAMKSGKYGILIIDPHGEYYEALKKHPLASKRAVFYSEGARGVENRLVLATHEISISDFEEIFELSEAQREALYALYSKFRKKWLDELYEKEIEELVEIFNRRIQDITFSVLKRRAERIVESDIVTQNEDICNTDAIIKELHNGKVILIDTSSIYEYEELLVSVLIARKILYYNKNIFRDKEKFRKIPPVMITIEEAQRVLQNGIFAQIAREGRKFKVGLCAITQQPKLIKEDLLSQFNTFFILGLADENDRNILKHSAKQDISALEKEIQTLEIGEAIMTYPGAPFAIPAKIHLYEDYIKNMEKEKIPEEKVDEKFY; translated from the coding sequence ATGATTGGAAGAATAGTTGGAAAGAGTATAGGAGAAATAATTTTTAGGCAAAGCTATAATCAGGATACAAAAATAGGAGAAATTCTTATTGCGGATGATAAAGAAAAAAATTCGCTGTTTTTCCTTAGAGTTATAGACATACAATATGGGCAGGAAGGTGATGAAAAATGGAGCTTAAGAACAGCTGGAGACATGCTTTTATTAGATGAAAAGACGGAGGAATATATGCTTAAGGAAAAGGAAAGAAGACTTTTTAAGATATGTGTATGCAAACCTCTTGGTTATGTAAAAAATGGTAAATTTCATAAGCCAAAAAAATTGCCATCACATTTTTGCCTGGTAAGAAAAGCAAATAAAGAAGATTATAAATTTATAGAGAAATATATGGGGGATATAGAAATAGGGAAAATAAGAAGCGGGGAGGATGAAATAGATGTAAAGGTTGGAATAAGAGGCGATTTAATTCCATATCATATAGGGATATTTGCAACAACTGGTATGGGTAAAAGTAATTTAATGCGCGTTTTTACTGCTTCCGCAATGAAATCTGGAAAATATGGCATACTTATAATAGATCCCCATGGCGAATATTATGAAGCACTTAAAAAACATCCCCTCGCGAGCAAGAGAGCGGTGTTTTATTCGGAGGGGGCAAGGGGCGTGGAAAATAGGCTTGTTTTGGCTACGCATGAGATAAGTATTAGTGATTTTGAGGAAATATTCGAGCTTAGCGAAGCGCAGAGAGAAGCTCTATATGCTCTATATTCAAAATTTAGGAAAAAATGGCTTGATGAGCTATATGAAAAAGAAATTGAGGAATTGGTTGAGATTTTTAATAGAAGAATACAGGATATAACATTCAGCGTGCTTAAAAGAAGGGCGGAAAGAATAGTTGAATCAGATATAGTAACTCAAAACGAGGATATATGCAATACCGATGCAATAATAAAAGAGTTGCATAATGGAAAGGTTATTCTTATTGATACCTCCTCCATTTATGAATATGAAGAATTACTTGTGAGTGTTTTAATAGCTAGGAAAATTTTATACTATAACAAAAATATTTTTAGGGATAAGGAAAAATTTAGAAAAATTCCACCAGTTATGATAACAATAGAAGAGGCGCAAAGAGTTTTGCAAAATGGAATTTTTGCGCAGATTGCAAGGGAAGGAAGGAAATTTAAAGTAGGGCTATGTGCAATAACCCAGCAGCCAAAATTGATAAAGGAAGATTTGCTTAGCCAGTTCAACACTTTCTTTATTTTAGGGCTTGCTGATGAAAATGACAGAAATATATTAAAGCATTCCGCAAAGCAAGACATCTCCGCTCTTGAGAAAGAAATACAAACTCTTGAAATAGGGGAGGCAATAATGACATATCCGGGCGCCCCATTTGCAATACCTGCAAAAATTCATCTATATGAGGATTATATAAAAAATATGGAAAAAGAAAAAATTCCAGAGGAAAAAGTTGATGAAAAATTTTATTAA
- a CDS encoding NADH-quinone oxidoreductase subunit C has translation MIAEEIIQKFKENGYETIIKEKEAGVKKKAKKVSIWVNVDREKIREAIELMINFSADFPHFSIISASDLGKDIELNYHFTVDYGKELEEKIVSLKVILPKDDLRIKSITTLIPSAIFSEREIKEMVGVEIEEIPDERHMFLTEDFPPGIYPWRRDETSPKETNKLYENWR, from the coding sequence ATGATTGCGGAGGAGATAATTCAAAAATTTAAGGAAAATGGATATGAAACAATAATAAAGGAAAAGGAGGCGGGAGTAAAAAAGAAGGCTAAAAAAGTTAGTATATGGGTAAATGTTGATAGGGAGAAGATTAGGGAAGCAATAGAGTTAATGATAAATTTCTCCGCTGATTTTCCACATTTCAGTATTATATCTGCAAGCGATTTAGGCAAAGATATAGAGCTCAACTATCATTTTACTGTTGATTATGGAAAGGAGCTTGAGGAGAAGATAGTTTCTCTTAAAGTTATTTTGCCAAAAGATGATTTGCGCATTAAATCAATAACAACTCTTATTCCTTCCGCTATATTTTCAGAAAGAGAAATAAAGGAAATGGTTGGTGTTGAAATAGAAGAGATACCTGATGAAAGGCACATGTTCCTTACAGAAGATTTTCCACCTGGGATATATCCATGGAGAAGAGATGAAACTTCACCAAAAGAAACAAATAAGCTATATGAAAATTGGAGGTGA
- a CDS encoding nickel-dependent hydrogenase large subunit: MKYEVPIGPIHPALKEPILLKFTLEGEKIVDVDVIASQNHRGVEWIGMNRNNPLQSIYLAERVCGICNFCHPACLVMAVEEIAGIEVPERAEYIRVIQAELERIHSHLLWAGVAAHELGFDSLLHYVWMVREKVMDILETINGNRVTKSIIMYGGVRRDIKEEHIPKLREMIEYYRQIFKKIAKLFLEDKTIKMRTREIGVLSKEDAIKLSTVGPTARASGVKKDVRQDMPYFAYPDFEVKAITPDLLTGEIVGDTYDRIIVRLLEVKQSLDIIEKAVDEMPKGEILSEQKVIKLLAQIKKSEGEAVARYEAPRGEDIHYVKLKSGFEHLYSWKIRAPTYINLLSWRPMLLDMQIADIPIVAASIDPCMSCTNRVIVVKDKKERILTAEQLHELSVKKTRRMMR, translated from the coding sequence ATGAAATATGAGGTTCCAATTGGTCCTATACATCCCGCATTGAAAGAGCCGATCCTCCTTAAATTTACCTTGGAGGGCGAAAAAATAGTTGATGTCGATGTAATTGCAAGCCAGAATCATAGAGGAGTTGAATGGATAGGAATGAATAGAAATAATCCTTTGCAAAGCATATATCTTGCTGAGAGAGTTTGTGGAATATGCAATTTTTGTCACCCCGCATGCCTTGTTATGGCGGTTGAGGAAATAGCGGGAATAGAAGTACCAGAGAGAGCGGAATATATAAGAGTAATTCAGGCGGAGCTGGAAAGAATACACAGCCATCTGCTCTGGGCGGGCGTTGCCGCCCATGAGCTTGGTTTTGATTCATTGCTTCATTATGTATGGATGGTAAGGGAAAAAGTTATGGATATTCTCGAAACTATAAATGGGAATAGGGTTACAAAGTCAATAATTATGTATGGAGGGGTTAGGAGAGATATTAAAGAAGAGCATATACCAAAATTAAGGGAAATGATAGAATATTATAGGCAAATTTTCAAAAAAATTGCAAAATTATTTTTGGAAGATAAGACAATAAAGATGAGGACAAGGGAAATAGGTGTGCTAAGCAAAGAGGATGCAATAAAATTATCAACTGTTGGACCAACCGCGAGAGCAAGCGGGGTAAAGAAAGATGTTCGCCAAGATATGCCCTACTTTGCTTATCCAGATTTTGAAGTTAAAGCAATAACTCCTGATTTGCTTACTGGTGAAATAGTTGGAGATACATATGATAGAATTATTGTAAGATTACTTGAAGTTAAGCAATCACTTGATATAATAGAGAAAGCGGTTGATGAAATGCCAAAAGGAGAAATTTTATCAGAGCAAAAAGTTATTAAGCTCTTAGCTCAGATAAAGAAAAGCGAGGGAGAAGCGGTTGCAAGATATGAGGCGCCGAGGGGCGAGGATATACACTATGTAAAGTTAAAGAGTGGTTTTGAGCATCTATATTCCTGGAAAATCAGGGCACCAACGTATATTAATCTTCTTTCATGGAGACCTATGTTGCTTGATATGCAAATTGCAGATATACCAATTGTTGCTGCATCAATCGATCCATGTATGTCATGCACAAATAGAGTTATTGTTGTAAAAGATAAAAAGGAGAGAATTTTAACAGCGGAGCAATTACATGAATTATCTGTGAAAAAGACAAGGAGGATGATGAGATGA
- a CDS encoding winged helix-turn-helix domain-containing protein: MEAKIFDKMYEEFREILISGVKMKILMSLLEGTKTSRQLMEEIGISLSSVLHTARELEDKKYIEERKEGFVLTPAGKIVGQKVLDLTNSFYVTGKHKEFWLTHDVDGIPKQFIARIGEIRNTEIVKSSPKNLLQVLALYVKHVSKAKELAGISPVYVEEFSNLVKKLLNKGAKIRLVISKNIADKVFEAYKKEADEELRKKVEEGNLKIWLIDDVKIAMTVTESFVSIGLFNLDGTYDFSQDLVSYDEEAIEWGRELFEYYKSRAKEVSIP; encoded by the coding sequence ATGGAGGCAAAAATATTTGATAAGATGTATGAAGAATTTAGGGAAATACTGATCTCCGGGGTAAAAATGAAAATATTGATGAGTTTGCTTGAAGGAACAAAAACATCTAGGCAATTAATGGAAGAAATAGGCATAAGTCTATCATCTGTTCTTCATACTGCTAGAGAGTTAGAGGATAAAAAATATATAGAGGAAAGAAAAGAAGGTTTTGTTCTAACTCCAGCAGGAAAAATAGTTGGGCAAAAAGTACTGGATTTAACAAATTCATTCTATGTTACAGGGAAACATAAAGAATTCTGGCTAACACATGATGTAGATGGGATTCCAAAGCAATTCATTGCCAGAATAGGCGAAATCAGGAACACCGAGATAGTTAAATCTTCTCCAAAAAATTTATTGCAAGTTCTTGCGCTTTATGTAAAGCATGTGAGCAAGGCAAAAGAGCTTGCTGGAATATCTCCAGTTTATGTGGAGGAATTCTCGAATTTGGTTAAAAAATTGCTTAATAAAGGGGCAAAAATAAGACTTGTTATATCTAAGAATATAGCAGATAAAGTTTTTGAAGCATATAAAAAAGAGGCGGATGAAGAGTTAAGAAAAAAAGTTGAAGAGGGCAACTTGAAAATATGGCTAATTGATGATGTAAAGATAGCAATGACAGTCACTGAATCATTTGTTTCAATTGGCCTATTTAATTTAGATGGAACATATGACTTTTCCCAAGATTTAGTAAGTTATGATGAGGAGGCGATAGAATGGGGTAGAGAATTATTCGAATATTATAAATCAAGGGCAAAGGAAGTTAGCATACCCTAG
- a CDS encoding 4Fe-4S binding protein — protein sequence MFPMLKQLIKQMFEKPFTNKFPAKYAPKSVKEFLKKVNEGKLKINPPVEVPEGFRGKIIYEKEKCIGCKTCIKVCPAKAIEFKENEKKIRIYIGRCIFCSQCNDVCPVNCLHMGKEFLLASESKAGENLIVE from the coding sequence ATGTTTCCGATGCTAAAACAGCTAATAAAGCAAATGTTTGAAAAACCTTTCACAAATAAATTTCCTGCAAAATATGCTCCAAAAAGTGTAAAAGAATTTCTTAAGAAAGTAAATGAGGGTAAATTAAAGATAAATCCACCTGTTGAAGTGCCGGAGGGATTCAGAGGGAAAATAATTTATGAAAAAGAAAAATGCATTGGTTGTAAAACATGTATAAAAGTATGTCCCGCAAAAGCTATTGAATTCAAAGAAAATGAGAAAAAGATTAGAATCTATATAGGGAGGTGCATTTTTTGTAGCCAGTGCAATGATGTTTGTCCAGTAAACTGTTTGCACATGGGCAAGGAATTTTTGCTCGCAAGCGAGAGTAAGGCGGGGGAAAATTTAATTGTTGAATAA
- a CDS encoding NADH-quinone oxidoreductase subunit H, whose translation MIEKIFFISIGCILIGLLSIFFGLLFKGIDRKIVARMQKRVGPPIRQPFLDVAKLMIKENVVPENAVRWIYNIAPLICLASSILLMLYIPIPGLEKLQLHGENDIILVVYIFILPALAMVAGGFASGSPFATIGAQREMVTMISYEFPLAISVVAIAWKLSEISGDVFTISFISSHPIFNNVGLIGFIGIIILLISLLIVVPGETAKIPFDVAEAETEIAQGVFVEYSGRNLALFYMADGVRIFAIASLIVNIFFPYNISDIVGFSGYSAIISDFLFFLLKVFLLMFFSITIIRAGMARLRITQVVTSYWVTITLISLIGLLLLIWDNQFKISLPW comes from the coding sequence ATGATTGAAAAAATATTTTTCATTTCTATAGGATGCATTTTAATTGGATTGCTTTCAATATTTTTTGGTCTGCTCTTCAAGGGTATAGACCGCAAGATTGTTGCAAGAATGCAGAAAAGAGTTGGTCCCCCAATAAGACAACCATTTCTAGATGTTGCAAAATTAATGATTAAAGAAAATGTTGTTCCTGAGAATGCGGTGAGATGGATATATAATATTGCCCCTTTAATATGCCTTGCTTCAAGCATTCTCCTAATGCTTTATATTCCTATCCCGGGACTTGAAAAATTACAGCTTCATGGAGAAAATGATATAATTTTAGTTGTTTATATCTTTATATTGCCTGCACTTGCGATGGTTGCTGGTGGTTTTGCTAGTGGCTCACCATTCGCAACAATAGGCGCACAGAGAGAGATGGTAACCATGATATCCTATGAATTTCCTCTCGCTATAAGTGTGGTAGCAATTGCATGGAAATTATCTGAGATTTCTGGTGATGTTTTTACAATTTCATTTATTTCATCGCACCCCATATTCAACAATGTTGGATTAATTGGGTTTATAGGAATAATTATTCTTCTCATCTCCCTCCTAATCGTTGTTCCTGGAGAAACCGCTAAAATTCCTTTTGATGTTGCAGAAGCAGAAACAGAAATCGCTCAAGGAGTATTTGTAGAATATTCTGGTAGAAATCTTGCATTATTTTATATGGCGGACGGGGTTAGAATTTTTGCAATTGCATCTTTAATCGTAAATATATTTTTCCCATATAATATCTCCGACATTGTTGGCTTCTCTGGCTATTCCGCTATTATTTCAGATTTCCTCTTTTTCCTACTTAAAGTGTTTTTATTGATGTTTTTCTCTATTACAATAATAAGAGCGGGAATGGCAAGGCTGAGAATAACCCAAGTGGTTACTTCTTATTGGGTAACAATAACATTAATATCTCTGATCGGTTTGTTACTCCTTATATGGGACAATCAATTTAAGATATCTTTACCATGGTGA